In Spirochaeta thermophila DSM 6578, the DNA window CAGCGCGTACCTCGCAAAGGCGGTGGACAGGAAGTACGTGAGCTTCTACCTCGACAAGGAGCCGATCCTCGCCGAGTTCGCGGCCGTGGACAACCTGAAGACGCAGTACGTGGATCCGCTCCTCTGGGGTATCGCGGATCCGGCCACCTATCCTGAGGTGATGGACAAGTTCTACGCAGCAGGGCTCGGGAAGGTGAAGGACGAGATCCTCAAGCAGTGGAAGGCCTACATGGCCCAGTACTGACCGGTACCGAGAGGATGCGCCCGTCGGGTGTACCCCGGCGGGCCTCCCTTTTCTCTTTCACGATTGTTGTTCCATGATGAGGAGGGTATGAGGAACGAGGGTTCACCATGGAAGCACGTGCTGAGGAGGACGCTCCTCTTCTTCTCGATCACTGCGGGGCTCACCATCATCGTGCTCACGGTAACGATCTACCTCTCCATCCAGCCCATCGTGGCCCGCAGGCTCTACCGGGTGGAGCGGCAGAACATCCACAACGCCGTCACCGGGATACGGCTCATGCAGAACCTGGCCACGAATCTCCTCATCCAGATCTACAACGATCCGCTGATCGTCCCGCTGCTGACCGTGCCGCCCGAGGATCCGCAGGAGGAGTACCTCGCCATCCAGAGCCTCAAGAAGTACTCCACCTTTATTCCCTACCTCGACTCGGTCTACATCTACAACGATGCGACAGGGAGGTGCTACCTGAGCACGTCGGCCTCCACCAACCTCTCTCTCCCGGTGGAGGAGATGTACGACAGAGAGTTTCTCGAACTCATGGAGGACGGACGCTGGATCAACAGTCCTGCGCCGATCTTCAGGTCGTACGAGGGCGACTTCCCCTTCGGCGGGCAGAGGAGGAGGGTGTTCACCTATCTCTACAACGTGATGGGGGTGCGTACCAGGCGACCGAGCGTGGTGGCGATCAACATCTCGTACGAGTGGATTACCAGCATCATGGAGTCGCTCGACGCTTCCGAGGGGTATCCGGCCTTCATCCTCGATCGTGAGGGCTCCCTCATCGGTGCCTCGATGAAGGATGAGGACCTGGTGGGCCTCGTCCGCACCACGATCCAGGGACAGGGTTCGGAGGAAGGACAGCCGCTGGTCACCACGGTGGCGACCCGGAGGGAGACCTATCTCCTGGTCTACGAGACCCTGCGTGATATGGGATGGGTGGTGGGGAAGGTGGTGCCCCTCTCCCAGGCGGTGAACGAGATCTTCGTGATACGGAGGGAGCTGCTCAAGATCGGGACAGCCTTTCTCGCGGCGGGATTCCTCGTTTCGTTCCTGCTCTCCAACCGGCTCACCCGCCTCCTCAGGAGTCTCTCAAGAGAGCAGAACGGGGAGGTTCCGTACCGTTCGTTCTTCAAGACGAGGGTGCTCTCGGATCTCCTCCTCAAGGGGCCGGATGGGGCTTCTGTACGAGTGGGAGATGCCGGGGACCTGCTCGCCATTCGAGTCTCTCCCCATTCCTGGTACGCGCTCTTGGTGTGCGAAAGGGAGGGGGGGGATGAGGCTCTCGCAGACTGGTACGCGCACCTCCTCGAGGAGGTGGAAGGCTGGGAGGAGGTACGGTGGGAGTGGCTCCAGAGGGAGGACGAGTTCCTGCTCGTGGTGGAGACCGAGCGCGATCCGGGGCAGGGACAGAGGGAGATCTTCGAGGAGTGGCACCGCAGGCTGGAGCGGGCCCTGGGGACGTCGGTGCGACTCTATGTAGCGGGGTTTTCGAGGGGGGCGGCTTCGCTTCCCCGTCTCTACAACCAGATGAGTAGTCTGCTCGCCAACAGGAGGTTCCTCGAGGGGAAGGCCGTGTTCACCCACGAGGATCTCGGCGTGCTCTCCCGCGGACACTACGAGTACCCTCAGAACAAGGAGCACGAGTTTCTGGAGGCCCTGCACCACATGGATGCAGAGACCGCGGTCTCGGTGGCGCAGGAGGTGTTCCAGGGTACCAGGTGCTTCGGGTATCATGTGTTCCAGTCGGTGAAGTACCGGCTCTGCACGGCTTTCCTCAGGGCGGTGGAGCAGGAGAATCAGTTCCTGGTGTCGACGTTCGGCCTCGATCCTGTCCGGTTCCTCGAGGAGGTTGAACGGGCCCAAGGGCCTGAAGAGGTTTCTGCAGTGTTCGAATCCGAGGTGCGACGTTTCGTGCGGCACATGGAGGATGACAGGACGAGCGATCACAAGAAGCTCGTCCAGGAGGTCTGCAGGATCATCGAGGAGGAGTACGACGACTTCAACCTGGGAGTGGCCACCCTGGCCGACAGGATAGGCCTCTCCTCGGGATACCTGGGACAGCTCTTCAAGAAGTACGTGGGTGTCTCGATGACGGACTACATCAACGAGGTGAGGGTGAGCAGGGCGATCCACTTCCTGGTGAACACCGAGGCGCCCGTGTACGAGATACCGCAGATGGTGGGGTACACGAACAAGCAGCACTTCCACGCGGTGTTCAAGAAGTATACCCGTCTGACGCCCAATGAGTACAGGAAACAGGCCCGGCTCAAGCGGGCGCAGCGGAGGGGCGAGATGGCCTCCTGAAGGGGGCGTGGGCTTCGGATACCGGGTCGGACCGTGGGTGCGGTGTTCTCATGGATGACCCGAGCGGGCAGATCCATTATCACTTGTGTGTGGAGGAACAGTATATGCAGCATAGGATTCTTCATGGTGCCGAGTACAATCCCGATCAATGGCTCGACGATCCCGAGGTGCTCGAGCAGGATATCGCGCTCATGAGGGAGGCGCGGATCGATACGGTGACGCTGGGGACCTTCTCCTGGGCGCTCCTTGAGCCCGAGGAAGGGGTGTATTCGTTTGAGTGGATGGATGAGGTGATGGAGAGGCTCGAGAGAGCGGGGATCCGGGTGATTCTTGCCACGCCGTCCGGGGCGAGGCCCAGGTGGCTCGCGTACAAGTATCCCGAGGTGCTCAGGGTGGGACCGGATAGGAGGCGGCGTCTGTTCGGCGAGCGACACAACCACTGCTTCACCTCGCCGGTGTTCCGTCAGAAGGTGTACGAACTCGACAGGAGGCTCGCGGAGCGGTACGGTCGGAGGGATCATGTGATCCTCTGGCACATCTCGAACGAGTTCTCAGGAGAGTGCCACTGCGATCTGTGTCAGGAGGCCTTCAGGCGATGGCTCTACGATCGGTATGAGGGGGATCTTGAGGCCCTCAATCGGGCGTGGTGGACGGCCTTCTGGAGCCACAGGTACACGCGTTGGGAGGAGATCGCATCGCCTTCCCCCCTTGGTGAGCCCAATCTGCACGGTCTCAACCTCGATTGGCGTCGATTTGTGACGCACCAGACCGTGGAGTTCATGCTGGTGGAGGTGCGGGCCTTGAGGGATGGAGGGTCTTCCCTCCCGGTGACGACCAATCTCATGGGGTTCCAGAGGGATCTCGACTACTTCCGGCTTGCCTCGCACTTGGACGTGGTCTCATGGGATAGCTATCCCCTCTGGCATGGGAGGGGAACTGAGACGCCGAGGGTGGCGAGTGGGGATCTCGATCACAACTGGGATCCTGCGGGAAGGGACTGGGTGCTCGCGAGTGGGGTGGCGTGGGCGCATGCCCTCCACCGAAGTCTGGGTGGTGGGAAGCCTTTCCTCCTCATGGAGAGTACGCCGAGCCATACGAACTGGCAGCCGTGGAGCAAGCCGAAGCGGCCGGGGATGCACGTGCTCTCCTCGCTCCACGCAGTGGCGCACGGCGCGGATTCGGTCCAGTACTTCCAGTGGCGTGCGGGTCGGGGTGGGTCCGAGAAGTTCCACGGTGCGGTGATGTACCACGACCGGCGTACGGATAGCCGGGTGTTCCAGGAGGTGAGGGAATTGGGAGGGGTGCTGGAGCGGCTTGCAGAGGTAAAGGGGAGCAGGGTGGAGGCCGAGGTGGCGGTGGTCTTCGACTGGGAGAATCGATGGGCGATGGAGGATGCGCAGGGGCCGAGGAACGATGGGCGGCTCGACTACGTGGAGGAGTGCTGGCGGTGGTTCGATGCCTGGCACCGGCGGGGGGTGGGGTGCGATGTCCTGCATCCAGAGGGAGACTGGTCTGCGTATCGTGTGGTGATAGCGCCGCTCTGGTACATGGTGAAGGAGGAGTGGGCAGAGCGGGTGAGGGGATTCGTGGAGGGAGGCGGGGTGTTCGTGACCACAGTGTGGAGCGGTGTGGTGGAGGAGCATGACCTCTGCCATGTGGGTGGGTTTCCGGGGCCCTTGAGGGGGCTGGTGGGAGTGCGGAGCCGGGAGGTGGATGTGCTGGTGGAGGGGGAGGTGCGGCAGGTGGCAGGGGTGTGGGGGGTGTGTGAGGGGCGCCTCCTGTGCGACGTGCTCGCGGTGGAGGATGAGGGGGTGGAGGTACGCGCGGTGTATGGGAACGGGTTCTACGCGGGGAGTCCGGCGGCGACGCGGGTGAGACGAGGTGAGGGGTGGGCCTACTACGTGGGGACCTTGCCTGCGCAGCAGGGCATCGACTGTCTGGTGGGGGAGCTCATGGAGGAGGCAGGGGTGGTGCCGGCGCTCAGGGTGGTGCCGGAGGGGGTGGATGTGTCGGTGCGAGTGGGGGAGGATGGAACCCGTTACCTGTGGCTCCTCAATTTCAGGGAGCACCCCGTGGTCGTGGATCTTTCCGAGGGCACGTGGAGGGACATGGTGGAAGAAGGGGAGCGTCGGGGTGCCCTCATCCTGCCCGGTTACGGGTACGTGGTGCTGAAGTCGTGAATGCCTCTGTGAGAGGAAGAGCCCCGGCTCGCCGGGGCTCTTCCTGTACTCGGGCTCTCAGTACCTACGGTTGAGTTCCCAGTTCCACGCAGTCTTGATGATGTACGCGAGGTCGTCCCGGGTTGGCTTCCACCCCAGAATGGTCCTCATACGTGACGAGTCGGCCACCAGGGCAGGAGGATCGCCGGCCCTCCGATCCCCCTCGATGACGGGGAATTCGCGGCCGGTGACCTTCTTCGCCGTGTCGATCACCTCTCTCACACTGTAGCCGCGGGAGTAGCCGCAGTTGAGGGCCTGGCTCTCCCCCCCGTCCATGAGGTACTCGGCGGCGAGGAGGTGGGCCTCGGCGAGATCTGTGACGTGGATGTAGTCGCGGATGGCCGTGCCATCGGGGGTGGGAAAGTCGGTGCCGAAGATGGTGATGTGCGGGCGTTCGCCCTTTGCAGCCTTGAGGATGAGAGGGATGAGGTGGGTCTCCGGGTCGTGTGCCTCTCCTATGGATCCGTCTTCGGCAGCCCCTGCGGCGTTGAAGTACCGTATCGCCACGTATCGGAAAGAGCTCCACTCCGAGAGGGACCGGAGGAACTCCTCCACCATCACCTTGCTGCTTCCGTAAGGGTTTACCGGTGTGAGCCGCGCATCCTCGGAGATAGGCACCCTCTCGGGATGGCCGTAGACTGCAGCAGTGGACGAGAAGATGAAGTGGTGGACCCCTGTGTGCATCATGGCCTGCACGAGCCGGATGGTCCCCACGGTGTTGTTCTCGAAGAATTCGAGGGGCCGTTCCGTGGAGATCCCCACCTCGATGAATGCGGCGAAGTGCATCACCACATCGGGCCTGAAGGAGAGGAGGACCTCGCGGAATTTCTCGGTGTCGTGGAGGTCTCCGACTCTGAGGTCTGAAGGCTCCACAGCCTCCCTGTGTCCGTGTGAGAGATTGTCGTAGACCACGACTTCATGACCTCGTTCCTTGAGAAGCCGGTACACGTGGCTCCCTATGTACCCTGCTCCGCCTGTGAGCACGAAACGCATGGATCCTCCTTCACGGGTGGATTTCGTAGTGAGTATAGCGGAAACGAGGGGCAGTGGAAATGAAGAGTTCGTCCAAAAAGTAAAGAACCTCAAAAAAACAGGGGGCCTCGTGCCCCCTGTCGAACGATGCGCTCTTCGCCCGTCACACCGCTTCGGCGACCATGTCGCCTACTTCTTCGGTGTTGTATCCCATCTTGCCTGCAGAGAGGCTCTCGAGTTTCGTACAGGTGAGGGCCACCGCCTTCTCTATGGCCTTTGCCGCCTCGTGCTCACCGAGGAAATCGAGCATCATCCTTCCTGCCTCTATGGCGGCGAGAGGGTTGATCATCTTCTTCCCGGTGTACTTGGGGGCCGAGCCTCCGATGGGTTCGAACATGGAGACGCCTTCCGGATTGATGTTCCCCCCTGCGGCGATTCCCATGCCTCCCTGGATCATGGCACCCAGGTCGGTGATGATGTCACCGAAGAGGTTCTCCGTGACCAGGACGTCGAACCACTCGGGGTTCTTCACGAACCACATGGTGGTGGCGTCCACGT includes these proteins:
- a CDS encoding beta-galactosidase → MQHRILHGAEYNPDQWLDDPEVLEQDIALMREARIDTVTLGTFSWALLEPEEGVYSFEWMDEVMERLERAGIRVILATPSGARPRWLAYKYPEVLRVGPDRRRRLFGERHNHCFTSPVFRQKVYELDRRLAERYGRRDHVILWHISNEFSGECHCDLCQEAFRRWLYDRYEGDLEALNRAWWTAFWSHRYTRWEEIASPSPLGEPNLHGLNLDWRRFVTHQTVEFMLVEVRALRDGGSSLPVTTNLMGFQRDLDYFRLASHLDVVSWDSYPLWHGRGTETPRVASGDLDHNWDPAGRDWVLASGVAWAHALHRSLGGGKPFLLMESTPSHTNWQPWSKPKRPGMHVLSSLHAVAHGADSVQYFQWRAGRGGSEKFHGAVMYHDRRTDSRVFQEVRELGGVLERLAEVKGSRVEAEVAVVFDWENRWAMEDAQGPRNDGRLDYVEECWRWFDAWHRRGVGCDVLHPEGDWSAYRVVIAPLWYMVKEEWAERVRGFVEGGGVFVTTVWSGVVEEHDLCHVGGFPGPLRGLVGVRSREVDVLVEGEVRQVAGVWGVCEGRLLCDVLAVEDEGVEVRAVYGNGFYAGSPAATRVRRGEGWAYYVGTLPAQQGIDCLVGELMEEAGVVPALRVVPEGVDVSVRVGEDGTRYLWLLNFREHPVVVDLSEGTWRDMVEEGERRGALILPGYGYVVLKS
- a CDS encoding AraC family transcriptional regulator encodes the protein MRNEGSPWKHVLRRTLLFFSITAGLTIIVLTVTIYLSIQPIVARRLYRVERQNIHNAVTGIRLMQNLATNLLIQIYNDPLIVPLLTVPPEDPQEEYLAIQSLKKYSTFIPYLDSVYIYNDATGRCYLSTSASTNLSLPVEEMYDREFLELMEDGRWINSPAPIFRSYEGDFPFGGQRRRVFTYLYNVMGVRTRRPSVVAINISYEWITSIMESLDASEGYPAFILDREGSLIGASMKDEDLVGLVRTTIQGQGSEEGQPLVTTVATRRETYLLVYETLRDMGWVVGKVVPLSQAVNEIFVIRRELLKIGTAFLAAGFLVSFLLSNRLTRLLRSLSREQNGEVPYRSFFKTRVLSDLLLKGPDGASVRVGDAGDLLAIRVSPHSWYALLVCEREGGDEALADWYAHLLEEVEGWEEVRWEWLQREDEFLLVVETERDPGQGQREIFEEWHRRLERALGTSVRLYVAGFSRGAASLPRLYNQMSSLLANRRFLEGKAVFTHEDLGVLSRGHYEYPQNKEHEFLEALHHMDAETAVSVAQEVFQGTRCFGYHVFQSVKYRLCTAFLRAVEQENQFLVSTFGLDPVRFLEEVERAQGPEEVSAVFESEVRRFVRHMEDDRTSDHKKLVQEVCRIIEEEYDDFNLGVATLADRIGLSSGYLGQLFKKYVGVSMTDYINEVRVSRAIHFLVNTEAPVYEIPQMVGYTNKQHFHAVFKKYTRLTPNEYRKQARLKRAQRRGEMAS
- the galE gene encoding UDP-glucose 4-epimerase GalE, coding for MRFVLTGGAGYIGSHVYRLLKERGHEVVVYDNLSHGHREAVEPSDLRVGDLHDTEKFREVLLSFRPDVVMHFAAFIEVGISTERPLEFFENNTVGTIRLVQAMMHTGVHHFIFSSTAAVYGHPERVPISEDARLTPVNPYGSSKVMVEEFLRSLSEWSSFRYVAIRYFNAAGAAEDGSIGEAHDPETHLIPLILKAAKGERPHITIFGTDFPTPDGTAIRDYIHVTDLAEAHLLAAEYLMDGGESQALNCGYSRGYSVREVIDTAKKVTGREFPVIEGDRRAGDPPALVADSSRMRTILGWKPTRDDLAYIIKTAWNWELNRRY